In Ignavibacteriota bacterium, the following are encoded in one genomic region:
- a CDS encoding HlyC/CorC family transporter: protein MEAFSILLQLGGIFALVFLNGFFVAAEFAIVKVRSTQIEPLAARGSKRARIAQDVIGHLDAYLSATQLGITLTSLGLGWMGEPFVAHMLEPLLASLGVSNPTIISTLSFALGFGIITFLHIVLGELAPKSLAIQRAQGVTLAIASPLHLFFVVFRPFIWMLNGTANFFLRMIGIPPASETEIAHSEEELRLLLSKGTTITSTGKSISLRAMELRDRTVREVMVPRTGLVSLSTMRTIEDNIAIALENQFTRYPLCERDVDNIVGMIHLKDLFKLKGETGPGGRLLDIKREMLFVPETMSLERTLNLFLAKRMLMAIAVDEYGGTAGLVTLENVLEELVGEIRDEFDVESILVHKVSDTEFVVDGAMPLLDFSSMFTVIPDSRDVVTVSGYVIHLIGTVPVRGAEVRIGDWQATIEAVDGIKVKTVRMKKRLQEKDLA from the coding sequence ATGGAAGCATTCTCAATTCTCCTGCAATTGGGCGGCATTTTCGCCCTCGTGTTCCTCAACGGCTTCTTTGTTGCCGCTGAGTTCGCCATTGTCAAGGTCCGCTCCACGCAGATCGAACCCCTCGCCGCACGGGGCTCGAAGCGGGCGCGGATCGCCCAGGATGTGATCGGCCACCTCGATGCGTACCTGTCGGCCACGCAGCTCGGCATCACGCTGACCAGTCTCGGCCTGGGATGGATGGGCGAACCGTTCGTGGCCCACATGCTGGAGCCGTTGCTCGCCTCCCTGGGGGTCTCCAATCCCACCATCATCTCGACGCTCTCGTTCGCTCTTGGCTTCGGGATCATCACGTTCCTGCACATCGTGCTGGGCGAGCTTGCGCCGAAGTCGCTCGCGATCCAGCGTGCGCAGGGGGTGACGCTCGCGATCGCATCACCGCTGCACCTGTTCTTCGTCGTGTTCCGGCCGTTCATCTGGATGCTCAACGGCACGGCGAATTTCTTCCTCCGGATGATCGGCATCCCGCCCGCGTCGGAGACCGAGATCGCCCATTCCGAAGAAGAACTCCGGCTGCTGCTGAGCAAGGGGACCACGATCACCTCCACCGGCAAGAGCATCTCGCTGCGTGCCATGGAGTTGCGCGACCGCACCGTGCGGGAAGTGATGGTCCCGCGGACCGGGCTGGTGTCGCTGTCGACCATGCGAACCATCGAAGATAATATCGCCATCGCCCTCGAAAACCAGTTCACGCGGTATCCGCTCTGCGAGCGCGATGTGGACAACATCGTGGGCATGATCCATCTGAAGGATCTCTTCAAGCTGAAGGGCGAAACAGGCCCCGGTGGCCGGTTGCTCGACATCAAGCGCGAGATGTTGTTCGTCCCCGAGACCATGTCCCTTGAACGCACGCTCAATCTCTTTCTCGCGAAGCGGATGCTCATGGCGATCGCCGTCGATGAGTACGGCGGGACCGCCGGCCTGGTGACCCTCGAGAACGTACTCGAAGAGCTCGTCGGCGAGATCCGCGACGAGTTCGATGTGGAATCGATCCTGGTGCACAAGGTGTCCGATACGGAATTCGTGGTGGATGGCGCGATGCCGCTGCTGGATTTCTCGAGCATGTTCACCGTCATACCGGATTCCCGTGATGTGGTGACCGTGAGCGGGTATGTGATCCACCTCATCGGCACCGTCCCCGTGCGCGGGGCGGAAGTGCGGATCGGCGATTGGCAGGCGACGATCGAGGCGGTGGATGGCATCAAGGTGAAGACGGTCCGGATGAAGAAACGACTGCAGGAGAAAGATCTCGCATGA
- a CDS encoding response regulator has protein sequence MHKDKLVLLVDDEPSILATTRAGLMDRGFRVEAVGGADEAIQAIRTHSPSIVVSDLVMPVTNGFELFETVKKEHAGLPFIFLTAVDDFYARKFGREMGGAAYITKPVDLDELERIILEKIRS, from the coding sequence ATGCACAAGGACAAGCTCGTTCTGCTTGTAGATGACGAACCCTCCATCCTGGCCACCACCCGTGCCGGACTGATGGATCGTGGATTCAGGGTCGAGGCTGTCGGCGGAGCGGACGAGGCCATCCAGGCCATCCGTACCCACAGTCCCAGTATCGTGGTCTCCGATCTGGTCATGCCCGTCACCAACGGGTTCGAGCTCTTTGAGACCGTGAAGAAGGAACACGCCGGGCTGCCCTTCATCTTTCTTACTGCCGTCGATGACTTCTATGCACGGAAGTTCGGCAGGGAGATGGGCGGGGCAGCATATATCACCAAGCCCGTCGACCTTGACGAGCTGGAGAGGATCATCCTCGAGAAGATCCGTTCGTAG
- a CDS encoding DUF1624 domain-containing protein: MAPSRRLAFIDLLRGWAVIVMIETHVVNATIQKGIADAPWFEVINFINGLVAPTFLFASGMAFAVTTRRKLDSYLTVGTPLLRQVWRLLFILILAYMLHLPKFNLKAILEGFTERQYLVFLQADVLHCIAVSLLFLQAVVFLVRTEKLLYRVAGGVALIILFVTPFVWGVDWLTVMPAPLAAYMNGLHFSLFPVFPWMAFILVGAIAGHAFTLSQDRPTPESGPVFPIRPFATAGAVLLVLSFILIPLAWVYPTYDYWRYSPAFVLLRLGIVMLFAAGAMAYEVRKGVSPRSLVTMVGRESLLVYTVHLMLIYGDYGSFNFRRWSDHTFTLPVALVWTLVLLAIMFALAMAWDRVRRLDPKWKLRIQWGVVVSFVIAFIVGPLQ, from the coding sequence ATGGCCCCTTCCCGCCGGTTGGCGTTCATCGATCTGCTCCGCGGCTGGGCCGTGATCGTGATGATCGAGACCCACGTCGTCAATGCCACGATCCAGAAGGGTATTGCGGACGCACCGTGGTTTGAGGTGATCAACTTCATCAACGGGCTCGTCGCGCCGACGTTCCTGTTCGCTTCAGGGATGGCGTTCGCGGTCACGACGCGCCGGAAGCTGGACTCCTATCTGACGGTGGGCACGCCGCTGCTGCGTCAGGTCTGGCGGCTGCTCTTCATCCTGATCCTTGCCTACATGCTCCACCTGCCCAAGTTCAACCTGAAGGCGATCCTGGAAGGATTCACCGAGCGGCAGTATCTTGTCTTCCTCCAGGCGGACGTCCTGCATTGCATCGCCGTGAGCCTGCTCTTTCTTCAGGCGGTCGTGTTCCTGGTGCGCACCGAGAAGTTGCTCTACCGGGTGGCAGGAGGTGTTGCGCTGATCATCCTGTTCGTGACCCCGTTCGTCTGGGGCGTGGACTGGCTCACCGTGATGCCCGCGCCTCTCGCCGCGTACATGAACGGCCTCCATTTCTCGCTCTTCCCGGTGTTCCCCTGGATGGCGTTCATCCTCGTGGGGGCGATCGCCGGCCATGCCTTTACGTTGTCGCAGGACCGTCCCACGCCGGAAAGCGGTCCCGTGTTCCCGATCCGCCCCTTCGCCACTGCCGGCGCCGTACTTCTTGTGCTCTCATTCATCCTCATCCCGCTGGCATGGGTGTATCCGACGTACGACTACTGGAGGTACAGCCCCGCATTCGTCCTGCTCCGCCTCGGCATCGTGATGCTGTTCGCGGCGGGGGCAATGGCGTATGAGGTGCGCAAGGGTGTCTCCCCGCGGTCCCTGGTCACGATGGTCGGAAGGGAATCGCTTCTTGTGTATACCGTGCACCTGATGCTGATCTATGGTGACTACGGTTCGTTCAATTTCCGGCGGTGGTCGGATCATACGTTCACCCTGCCGGTCGCGCTGGTGTGGACGCTGGTCCTGCTTGCCATCATGTTCGCCCTGGCGATGGCATGGGACCGCGTGCGGCGCCTGGACCCGAAGTGGAAGCTGCGGATCCAGTGGGGCGTCGTTGTGAGTTTTGTGATCGCGTTCATCGTTGGACCTCTTCAGTAG
- a CDS encoding sigma-54-dependent Fis family transcriptional regulator, with protein MKASILLVDDEQNILKTVGIALGASGYDVTSFLHPLQALEAMRVDHFDIGLFDLKMEPLSGIDLLREARTLAPEMTVVLMTAHGSIDSAVEAMKLGAYDYLQKPFEFSELQLFIDKVASHHHMKSELRQLKEELARRGGTGSLVTRSERMKSLIALALQVADSSIAVLVEGESGTGKELLAHLIHDSSPRKDRPFVTVNCSALAENLLESELFGHVKGSFTGAVRDRQGRFEAADGGTVFLDEIGEIPPPTQVKLLRFLQHKEFERVGETATSKVDVRVLAATNRDLQAAVENGQFREDLYYRLNAVKLKLPPLRERQEDIPLLAQHFLTKLGANTDVAPQVMAALSGYGWKGNVRELENVMERAVILARGEPVQLYHLPEEFQTLATPASRPMSLEEVEQQHIIKVLRLAKDLDEAATILGIDPATLYRKRKKYGL; from the coding sequence ATGAAGGCCTCGATCCTCCTCGTGGACGACGAGCAGAACATCCTCAAGACCGTGGGCATCGCCCTTGGCGCGTCCGGCTATGACGTGACATCGTTCCTGCATCCGTTGCAGGCGCTCGAGGCGATGCGTGTGGACCATTTCGACATCGGGCTCTTCGACCTGAAGATGGAGCCGCTCAGCGGCATCGACCTGCTGCGCGAGGCGCGCACGCTGGCGCCCGAGATGACCGTCGTGCTCATGACGGCGCACGGCAGCATCGACTCGGCGGTCGAGGCGATGAAGCTCGGTGCGTACGATTATCTGCAGAAGCCTTTCGAGTTCTCCGAGCTGCAGCTGTTCATCGACAAGGTCGCGTCGCATCACCACATGAAGTCGGAACTCCGGCAGCTCAAAGAAGAACTTGCACGGAGGGGCGGTACCGGGTCGCTTGTCACGCGCAGCGAGCGGATGAAGAGCCTCATCGCGCTGGCGTTGCAGGTGGCGGACAGCAGCATCGCGGTGCTGGTGGAAGGGGAGAGCGGCACGGGCAAGGAGCTGCTGGCGCATCTGATCCACGACAGCAGTCCGCGGAAGGACCGCCCGTTCGTGACGGTGAACTGTTCGGCGCTGGCAGAGAACCTGCTCGAGAGTGAATTGTTCGGCCATGTGAAAGGCTCGTTCACCGGCGCCGTACGCGACCGACAGGGGCGCTTTGAAGCGGCCGACGGCGGCACGGTGTTCCTGGATGAGATCGGCGAGATCCCGCCGCCGACGCAGGTGAAACTCCTCCGGTTCCTGCAGCACAAGGAATTCGAGCGGGTGGGCGAGACCGCCACGAGCAAAGTGGATGTGCGCGTTCTCGCTGCAACGAACCGCGACCTGCAGGCAGCGGTGGAGAATGGCCAGTTCCGCGAGGACCTCTACTACCGGCTCAACGCCGTGAAATTGAAGCTCCCGCCCCTCCGGGAGCGGCAGGAGGACATCCCGCTCCTCGCCCAGCATTTCCTGACCAAGCTGGGTGCGAACACGGACGTGGCGCCGCAGGTGATGGCAGCGCTCAGCGGGTACGGATGGAAGGGGAATGTGCGCGAACTGGAGAATGTCATGGAACGCGCGGTGATCCTTGCACGCGGTGAGCCGGTCCAGTTGTACCACCTGCCGGAAGAGTTCCAGACGCTTGCGACCCCGGCTTCCCGGCCGATGTCGCTGGAAGAAGTGGAACAGCAGCACATCATCAAGGTGCTGAGGCTCGCAAAGGACCTGGATGAAGCGGCGACGATCCTCGGCATCGACCCGGCGACGCTCTACCGGAAGCGGAAAAAATATGGACTCTGA
- a CDS encoding STAS domain-containing protein, with translation MAVKTTTLQSGKIGVVEVKGSLVGGEETDELRSAVADFVEQGTKKLIIDLSKVTYLNSTAIGVLVSAHTTFSKNKGHVKLCGINKNINNIFVITKLTMVFDVAETREEAVKAFGGNE, from the coding sequence ATGGCTGTCAAGACCACCACGTTACAAAGCGGCAAGATCGGCGTCGTCGAGGTCAAGGGATCGCTTGTGGGAGGGGAAGAGACCGACGAACTGCGCAGTGCAGTTGCTGATTTCGTTGAGCAGGGCACGAAGAAGCTCATCATCGATCTCAGCAAGGTCACGTACCTGAACAGCACGGCGATCGGTGTGCTGGTGTCGGCGCACACGACGTTCTCGAAGAACAAAGGGCATGTCAAGCTGTGCGGCATCAACAAGAACATCAACAACATCTTTGTGATCACGAAGCTCACGATGGTCTTTGATGTGGCAGAGACCCGTGAGGAAGCGGTCAAGGCATTCGGCGGCAACGAGTAG
- a CDS encoding DUF1624 domain-containing protein, with product MHHTQRVQSLDFMRGFAVVVMVIGHSIDSVLSPAARATEWFRLYDAVRGFTAPMFLFVSGFAFAVVAMRRWNEYVAFGSAARKRLSKMLMLLALGYVLHFPFFSLNKILTNMQPSEFAMMVQVDILHCLAVSIILLQLLVIITRTPGRFAVATGSLATVIILASPLVWQTSLVPVVGPVLAPYFNQSIPSLFPIFPFAGYLFTGTLIGTLYTLARRRGEEFLYLRSILQVGVVLGILGLVLDAVPVTVYPPHDFWKTSPNWFLIRIGIIASLTAGFFHIRSLPPVLARNLVTLGQASLVVYAVHLLLVYGSAVNPGLMQIIGQHLDAPLAVLVALGVLLLMITLVHARNTLREHHYYPLKLFQAGSVSTLLYFFLTKPW from the coding sequence ATGCATCACACGCAACGCGTCCAATCCCTGGATTTCATGCGTGGCTTCGCCGTCGTCGTGATGGTGATCGGCCACAGCATCGATTCCGTCCTGAGTCCCGCCGCACGGGCCACCGAATGGTTCCGCCTGTACGATGCGGTGCGCGGGTTCACGGCACCCATGTTCCTGTTCGTCTCCGGGTTCGCGTTCGCGGTGGTCGCCATGCGCCGCTGGAATGAATACGTCGCGTTCGGCAGCGCCGCGCGCAAGCGCCTGAGCAAGATGCTGATGCTGCTCGCGCTCGGGTATGTGCTGCACTTCCCGTTCTTCTCGCTGAACAAGATCCTCACCAACATGCAGCCGTCCGAGTTCGCGATGATGGTGCAGGTGGATATCCTGCACTGCCTCGCGGTGAGCATCATCCTGCTGCAGCTCCTGGTGATCATCACGCGCACGCCGGGCAGGTTCGCGGTCGCGACCGGTTCGCTCGCGACGGTGATCATTCTTGCGTCGCCGCTTGTGTGGCAGACGAGCCTCGTGCCCGTGGTCGGACCCGTGCTCGCGCCGTACTTCAATCAGAGTATCCCCTCGCTCTTCCCGATCTTTCCGTTCGCAGGATATCTGTTCACCGGCACGTTGATCGGCACGCTGTACACCCTTGCCCGCCGCCGTGGCGAGGAGTTCCTGTACCTCCGTTCGATCCTTCAGGTGGGCGTCGTGCTCGGGATCCTCGGCCTGGTGTTGGATGCCGTGCCTGTCACGGTCTATCCGCCGCACGATTTCTGGAAGACCAGCCCGAACTGGTTCCTCATCCGTATCGGCATCATCGCATCTCTGACCGCGGGCTTTTTCCATATCCGCAGCCTGCCGCCCGTGCTCGCACGGAACCTCGTCACCCTCGGGCAGGCATCGCTCGTCGTCTATGCCGTGCATCTTCTCCTGGTGTACGGTTCCGCAGTGAACCCCGGACTCATGCAGATCATCGGCCAGCATCTCGACGCCCCGCTGGCGGTGCTCGTCGCCCTCGGCGTGCTCCTCCTCATGATCACGCTGGTCCATGCCCGCAACACGCTGCGGGAACATCACTATTATCCGCTCAAGCTGTTCCAGGCGGGGTCCGTGAGTACCCTGCTCTATTTCTTCCTGACCAAACCCTGGTAA
- a CDS encoding FAD-dependent oxidoreductase — protein MVAAPIDSQPVVIVGGGLSGLAAAVRLTSSGIPVVLLEQRARTGGRAASFIDRVTGDVVDNGQHLLIAGYDRTLALTATIGSRHLLRVQERPALLYHHPSRGFVRFTLPRLAPPLNLAWGILTSSLFSFSERIAVLRAGIAMQRNADQRFTMDGGGTVAEWLGHTHQPASVRESFWGPLAVSIMNERVDTAQAGAFLDALRIAFLGHWHHAALVFPQAGLSELFAEPATRFIEEHGGVVRCGADVRSLAMENGRVVAARLADGTDIRCRAAILAVPHTAAAGLYPDHASVPEDIVRIAAAPSAPIVSLHLWFREQFMEQDAVGFIGRTIHWVFRRGKHIAVTISAAYDTVDLSKDELTAIAVQEMREVFGPTVGTPYHALAIREKAATISLTPAVARHRPGVRTPISNLFLAGDWTGTGLPATIEGAIRSGEEAARQMRGAI, from the coding sequence GTGGTGGCAGCGCCCATCGACAGCCAACCCGTCGTGATCGTGGGTGGCGGACTGAGCGGCCTCGCGGCTGCCGTCCGTCTCACCTCCTCCGGCATCCCCGTCGTCCTTCTCGAGCAGCGCGCCCGCACGGGCGGACGTGCGGCGTCGTTCATCGACCGTGTGACCGGCGACGTCGTGGACAACGGGCAGCATCTGCTCATTGCCGGCTACGACCGCACGCTGGCGCTCACGGCAACGATCGGTTCGCGCCATCTGCTGCGCGTGCAGGAACGCCCCGCACTTCTCTATCATCATCCTTCCCGCGGCTTCGTCCGGTTCACGCTGCCACGCCTTGCGCCCCCTCTCAACCTTGCGTGGGGCATCCTCACATCGTCCCTCTTCTCCTTCAGCGAACGCATCGCCGTCCTTCGTGCGGGCATTGCCATGCAACGGAACGCGGACCAACGGTTCACGATGGATGGCGGGGGGACCGTGGCGGAGTGGCTCGGGCATACGCATCAACCGGCATCCGTGCGCGAATCGTTCTGGGGCCCGCTGGCTGTGTCCATCATGAATGAGCGCGTGGACACCGCACAGGCGGGAGCGTTCCTCGATGCCCTGCGCATCGCGTTCCTTGGCCACTGGCATCATGCGGCGTTGGTGTTTCCGCAGGCCGGACTCAGCGAGCTGTTCGCGGAACCGGCGACGCGATTCATTGAAGAGCATGGTGGTGTGGTCCGGTGCGGCGCCGATGTCCGCTCGCTCGCGATGGAGAACGGCCGCGTCGTCGCCGCCCGGCTTGCCGATGGCACCGACATCCGCTGCCGCGCCGCCATCCTTGCCGTACCGCACACCGCTGCTGCAGGGTTGTACCCGGATCACGCTTCAGTGCCGGAGGACATCGTGCGGATAGCGGCGGCGCCGTCCGCGCCGATCGTCTCGTTGCACCTCTGGTTCCGCGAGCAGTTCATGGAACAGGATGCGGTGGGGTTCATCGGGCGGACCATCCACTGGGTCTTCCGGCGCGGGAAGCACATCGCCGTGACGATCAGTGCGGCGTACGATACCGTGGACCTTTCGAAGGATGAACTGACCGCGATCGCCGTTCAGGAGATGCGTGAGGTATTTGGGCCGACGGTGGGTACCCCGTATCACGCGCTCGCGATCAGGGAAAAAGCCGCGACGATCTCCCTCACCCCGGCCGTCGCCCGGCACCGCCCGGGGGTCAGAACCCCCATTTCGAACCTGTTTTTGGCAGGGGATTGGACCGGAACCGGTCTGCCGGCGACCATTGAAGGCGCTATCCGGAGCGGGGAAGAAGCTGCCCGGCAGATGCGAGGGGCCATCTGA
- a CDS encoding HAMP domain-containing protein, translating into MFKSIRARIVWTFAVLVLLNLAATYWSIYNFYSIATSVTTIIQENYLNVLAAENMMKSLERQDNALLVASEGEPATPGGSLTEARDLFLKWTENRDLFFYWFEQGMRAGALPEQVPLRDSIQATYRQYILLGDSMNARIAQGAFEGAKGYYYDRIRPISDQLRNQCFTLFEINQNDLYNAMPETHSIANKTAFGAMMAAIIMLVLSIIATAWLIRSFITPAELLTERVKQIGAGNIDLKIDVLSDDEVGQLSREFNKMTERLRQYDQINIDTLLSEKRKSETIVDSITDGLIMIDASSTILHVNKRVADLFGFEEATAIGRPVTAMVNDDRVLTLLRSPLDEAAIMDDRRLSFLQFDRDGLSSFFRPKVTVLQTPDGDLYGVLLLMQDITQFKELDRMKSDFIATVSHEFRTPVTSINMSVDILDQQLLGPLTPKQKELVSAAKEDCYRLTKLARELLQLSKLESGRVQVRDEPLAMHEVVEATLRPLRIQFQEKKVALESSVPSSLPQIVADEQQLSWVITNLVTNALKYTDAGGTVSVLGSTAPGEIRLEVRDTGVGIPREHIDRIFDKFVQVRNAAGSTPGSVGLGLAIAKEIVEMYGGRIWVESEVGQGSTFAFVLPTRRPVTAAQIQGERT; encoded by the coding sequence ATGTTCAAAAGCATCCGTGCGCGCATCGTCTGGACGTTCGCCGTTCTGGTGCTGTTGAACCTTGCCGCCACGTACTGGTCCATCTACAATTTCTACTCCATCGCCACCAGCGTCACCACCATCATTCAGGAGAACTACCTGAACGTTCTCGCCGCCGAGAACATGATGAAGTCGCTCGAGCGGCAGGACAACGCGTTGCTGGTGGCAAGCGAAGGTGAGCCGGCGACCCCGGGGGGGAGTCTGACCGAGGCCCGCGATCTGTTCCTCAAGTGGACCGAGAACCGCGATCTCTTCTTCTATTGGTTCGAGCAGGGGATGCGCGCGGGTGCGTTACCCGAGCAGGTGCCCCTCCGCGATTCCATTCAGGCGACGTACCGGCAGTATATCCTCCTCGGCGACTCCATGAATGCCCGCATCGCGCAGGGGGCGTTCGAGGGGGCGAAGGGGTACTACTACGACCGGATCCGTCCCATCTCCGACCAGCTCCGGAACCAGTGTTTCACGTTGTTCGAGATCAACCAGAACGATCTCTACAACGCCATGCCGGAGACCCATTCGATAGCGAACAAGACCGCCTTCGGCGCCATGATGGCGGCGATCATCATGCTCGTGCTCAGCATCATCGCGACCGCCTGGCTGATACGCTCGTTCATCACGCCGGCGGAACTCCTTACCGAACGGGTGAAGCAGATCGGCGCCGGGAACATCGATCTCAAGATCGACGTGCTCTCGGACGATGAGGTGGGGCAGCTCAGCCGTGAGTTCAACAAGATGACCGAGCGGCTCCGGCAGTACGACCAGATCAACATCGACACGCTCCTGTCCGAGAAGCGGAAATCCGAGACCATCGTGGACAGCATCACCGACGGCCTGATCATGATCGATGCATCGTCCACGATCCTGCATGTGAACAAGCGGGTGGCGGACCTGTTCGGATTCGAGGAAGCGACGGCGATCGGCAGGCCGGTGACCGCCATGGTGAACGATGACCGGGTGCTCACGCTCCTGCGCAGTCCGCTGGACGAGGCGGCCATCATGGACGACCGCCGCCTCTCGTTCCTGCAGTTCGACCGGGATGGGCTGTCGTCATTCTTCCGTCCGAAGGTGACGGTGCTGCAGACGCCCGACGGCGACCTGTACGGCGTCCTCCTGCTCATGCAGGACATCACCCAGTTCAAGGAACTGGACCGCATGAAGTCCGATTTCATCGCCACCGTGTCGCATGAGTTCCGCACACCGGTGACCTCGATCAACATGAGCGTGGACATCCTCGACCAGCAGCTTCTGGGGCCGCTCACGCCGAAGCAGAAGGAACTGGTCAGCGCCGCCAAAGAGGATTGCTACCGGCTCACGAAACTCGCCCGGGAGCTTCTCCAGCTGTCGAAACTTGAATCTGGCCGCGTGCAGGTACGCGACGAACCGCTCGCCATGCATGAAGTGGTGGAGGCCACGCTGCGCCCGCTGCGCATCCAGTTCCAGGAGAAGAAAGTGGCGCTGGAATCCTCCGTGCCGTCGTCGCTGCCGCAGATCGTCGCGGACGAGCAGCAGCTTTCGTGGGTGATCACCAACCTGGTGACCAACGCGTTGAAGTACACCGACGCCGGCGGCACGGTCTCCGTGCTGGGGAGCACTGCTCCCGGGGAGATCCGCCTCGAAGTGCGGGACACCGGTGTGGGCATTCCGCGCGAACACATTGACCGGATCTTCGACAAGTTCGTGCAGGTGCGGAACGCCGCCGGCAGCACGCCGGGGAGCGTCGGGCTGGGCCTTGCCATCGCAAAGGAGATCGTGGAAATGTACGGGGGCAGGATCTGGGTGGAGAGTGAGGTCGGACAGGGGAGCACGTTCGCGTTCGTGCTGCCCACCAGGAGGCCGGTGACGGCCGCGCAGATACAGGGAGAGCGCACATGA
- a CDS encoding calcineurin-like phosphoesterase family protein, giving the protein MSNETPMAFNRRAFLRTFGGAIVAGTLADRLIAGQVLPGSPSGFAPVRVQGVVRMGGAGVGRVAVSDGRNVAVTAADGTYTLISDARRPHVFVSLPSSAEIPLSPRGSAAMHQPIVADANGEATAVFDLTRATGNDHKHGFLVLADPQVLDMEDIGSLNATTVPDVRATAKAMSGTRLFGVGCGDLVFDSLQLFPEYERSVHQMGIPFFQVLGNHDADRVRTDDLSDVTFHRTFGPANYSFNRGDVHYVVLDDVFWIDDGYIGYLSQEQLDWLQADLQVIEKGRRVVVFVHIPPYCTTHLRWGNKKPEKSMVVNNRQALYDVLAPYKSHIIAGHQHESEHVVDGGIPTHIAGAVCGAWWTGPVCADGTPNGYAVYEVNGEEITWRYKATGEAADLQIRAYDRGTDPAALSEVIANVWDWDPAWSVVWYEDGIRKGKMEQRRGFDPLASQLYRGPEIPRKHPWADPWQTDHLFRAAIAPATNEVRIEATDGFGRVYTAVCK; this is encoded by the coding sequence ATGAGCAACGAGACACCGATGGCCTTCAACAGACGGGCATTCCTCCGGACATTTGGCGGCGCGATCGTCGCCGGTACGCTGGCGGACAGGTTGATCGCTGGCCAGGTCCTGCCGGGCTCTCCGTCCGGCTTCGCGCCGGTGCGCGTGCAGGGTGTTGTGCGCATGGGCGGTGCCGGTGTTGGACGCGTGGCGGTGTCGGATGGACGGAACGTTGCGGTGACCGCGGCCGACGGGACGTACACGCTGATCAGCGATGCGCGCAGGCCGCATGTGTTCGTCTCGTTGCCATCCTCCGCCGAGATCCCGCTTTCTCCGCGCGGGTCCGCGGCGATGCATCAACCGATCGTTGCGGATGCGAACGGCGAAGCCACGGCGGTGTTCGACCTGACCCGGGCCACAGGGAATGACCACAAGCATGGATTCCTGGTGCTTGCCGATCCGCAGGTGCTGGATATGGAGGATATCGGGTCGTTGAATGCCACGACCGTGCCGGATGTCCGCGCCACCGCGAAGGCCATGTCCGGCACGCGCCTCTTCGGTGTCGGGTGTGGCGATCTGGTGTTCGATAGTCTGCAACTCTTCCCCGAGTATGAGAGATCGGTGCACCAGATGGGCATCCCGTTCTTCCAGGTCCTGGGCAATCACGACGCGGACCGTGTCCGGACCGATGACCTGTCTGATGTGACATTTCACCGCACGTTCGGACCGGCCAATTATTCCTTCAATCGTGGTGATGTGCATTACGTGGTCCTGGACGATGTGTTCTGGATCGATGACGGGTACATCGGGTATCTGTCGCAGGAGCAGCTCGACTGGTTGCAGGCCGACCTGCAGGTCATCGAGAAGGGGCGGCGCGTGGTGGTGTTCGTGCACATCCCGCCGTACTGCACCACGCATCTCCGGTGGGGGAACAAGAAGCCGGAGAAGAGCATGGTGGTGAACAACCGTCAGGCGCTCTATGATGTCCTTGCGCCGTACAAGTCGCACATCATTGCCGGGCATCAGCATGAGAGTGAGCATGTTGTGGATGGCGGCATCCCGACCCATATCGCGGGTGCGGTCTGCGGGGCGTGGTGGACGGGTCCGGTGTGTGCGGACGGGACGCCGAACGGGTATGCGGTGTATGAAGTGAACGGTGAGGAGATTACGTGGCGGTACAAGGCGACGGGTGAGGCGGCCGATCTGCAGATCCGTGCGTATGACCGTGGCACGGACCCCGCGGCGTTGTCGGAGGTGATCGCGAATGTCTGGGATTGGGATCCGGCGTGGAGTGTGGTGTGGTACGAGGACGGCATCCGGAAGGGGAAGATGGAGCAGCGGAGGGGGTTCGATCCGCTTGCATCGCAATTGTATCGTGGGCCGGAGATCCCGCGCAAGCATCCGTGGGCGGATCCATGGCAGACCGATCATTTGTTCCGGGCGGCTATTGCGCCCGCCACGAATGAGGTCAGGATCGAAGCGACGGACGGGTTCGGGCGGGTGTACACGGCGGTGTGTAAGTAG